The sequence ttgcattcctaaatcctggtggtccctcgggatttttaaaggatcatccgtttaaatgtttttacgtggtacagaaacatgTTGCATTCCAGggatgggctattacggataggctacttttgtcctgggaaatcaaaagttctcacaggatttttagaagcctaaatccacgtgggcgaagctgcgggcatcagctagtcttgtaTATTATGGTATACCCcaacattttatttcaaagcatttttaaactctattttattctttaaattaaactacTGATTgacttttgattaaaatttgttttaaagattatttaattttgtaaaactggaaagaaaattaaaatgaattagaTAATACATATCATCCATCATCCCTCGGTTATGTAAATTATGTAACAAATTCAGTCAGTCACTCGATATCAACATAAATCCACCTGGTACGTTTCGAAAAATAGTTATTAGTAACttaatcaaccaatcaaacgaATAGTGTTAAGAAACGTTCTctgtgtacctactaattaatggcagaaatttcaattttttcaaaaaaattttttttttttttactattcttACTCCTAGGTTaactttactttattatagttttagattttttcaatTACCATTGCaccttgaataattttttttatgttttcactaATTCGGAAAGTTTTTAGCTACTTTTTGTATCATTTTACTAATGTGATTAATATAACTGTTCCATGTTAATTTGTGTGAATGTGCATGTAGTGTTtgctttaaaatgattttacatacaacgtcatgtaatttaactttatttaatttaagataatttttgtaaaaatcgctagcgaaccttattaataaaaataaaaaataaaatacatattatttgctTCCAGCATCTTTGCTatatttttgaacaaataactattttgTATTAGGAATGAATTTACAACCAATTGtgaatacttaataaataaattgcaaaataatATGGAACTGTACGTAGCTGCAAGTGTCGGAGGCAGAGAGCAACGAGACGGACGTGTCGGGGGAGTGCGTGGTGCGCTACGAGGCCCCCGCACCCACCACCATCCGCAAGATTAAGGTATTCATTTAAACTTCTGCAAGCAATGCTCATTATAAATATACATGTCTGACTGCCTAAATGAGTGAGGTGAGCCAGTCAACATatgcatttattattctaattgtTTTTAAGAttatctatactactaataaataaaattgaagtatctgtctgtttgaacggactaatcttcggaatggctaaactccaactcctcaatcctgatgctgcaggggatctgaccaatccacgcgggcgaagctgcgggcaatCATCTAGTACTAAGTGTAACAAACACAATTCCATAATGTCTGTTACACGTATGTTGTTATGTTACGTGCCAGGTCAGTCCAAATAGAAGTGTAATGTATTGCAGCGCGGCTGCCGCGCGGCGGGCTGGCCGCAGCACGGCGGCGCGCGCGACGAGCTGCAGTCGCGGCGCCTCACGCGCTACTCGCTGAGCGCCGCGGGCGACGCGCTCGAGGAGGTGAGACCCTTGTCCTAATTGCTCTTCCACAGTCTATCCTCGACTCGAGGAGTAGAGAACTGTGCAGCGGAGCACGTCTGCGCGCGCGAGTTCTGTCGCTTGATTACAGTTACCCGTCTCGACCACGGCGACTCTTCTCAATGGACATCGACCGACTATTCagaagatattattatacttaaataagtaACCTAATGAATCTAATAAATCATATCGGTATACTGACGCCTATAGTTCTGAATGGGGACAACCCTCCAACcacccatggccccaccaacctctcggttatatgggccgaaaCGCGGGAGGGCGCCCGTTCGGTACTTCTTTCCCGGGGCgccttcttgactccctacaaattatttCTCTGTCATCTCCTTGTCCCTATCGCGGTCACTCTCCCCTTTCTGGGGCAGACGGCACAACACATCGGATTCCCGTCGCCGATCGTGGTGTCTCCTGTTTCCCACTTCCGCTAGAGTACTCGCGCGTTCATCCTCCGTGCTGATGTCGCTCCCCTCCTCGATGCTGCTCCTCGAGTCCTCCTCATCGGCACGCTCCCCCTGAATGGGGACAGTCTGATAAAACTAGTGGTGTGTGTCAGGTGTACGCGGAGGAGCTGCACACGCTGGGCGCGGCGGCCGCGGGCGCGGGGCTCAAGGCGCGCGCGTGGGCGCGGCTCACGCGCACGCCGCTCGCGCCCACGGCGCCCACGCCGCTGCCCACGCTGGCGGCCGCGCTGGAGTCGCTGTCGCCCGCGCTGCAGCCCGCGAGcctcgccgccgcgccgcccaccGACCTGCACGCCGCGGTGCGTGCCCCGCTCTAGCGCCCCGATTTCTTACTTGCCCATTCGTTCTTGACTGAGTGTTTTGGGCGATAATTAGAGGCTTTAACGGAAGTCTATGTTACCGGTTCTGCCCGTCGCGCGTCGCTCCGAGTCAGTCGCAGTTGTATCATAATATACAAGGAACTAGCCGATTAATATATCGAAATTACAACTCGCATCGCTGGGTTTGTAGATTTTGTAATTCTCTATTATGCAGAGTCTATACAAATGGCCCATTTAACGCAGGCGAAATCGAGCCCATAAACTAGTTTTTCATATTGGCATCGTTCAGTTTTGCAATTTCAATTGAAGAGCAAGTTTTATCGTTTACGTATGAGTAAGCGTGAGACGTGCGGAGCAGAGCGCGGCGCGATAACCTGCCGACGCCGTGTCAACACGCGCCGATAGCGCGCAGCCGCGCCACGGATCAGCGCAAGTGAGACCATTGCAAAACTACACATATTTGCTAGTGGTACGGTTGAAATTGACTGTTGCTTTGCATGTTAGGGATAAGTTCCCTCGCCTTATTTGTGTAGGAGTGAGTCGCCCGCGATCGGCGACACGTCTCGGTAAAGATGACGGATACGATTTCTATTACTTATTTTTGTTCTGATACAGTACACTATGAGATTAAGTAATATATCGAGCGCTCTaccagtgaaggaaaacatcgcgaggagaCCTGCGTGCCTAAGGAGTTTGTAACGTTTTCGAAGGCGTGAGAAGACTGCCGCCCCACACTCGaccggcgcggcgcggctgcAGGCTGGCTGAATCCTTCTCGTAccgaaaggagacccgtgctcagtagtgagccagcgatgctGCGATGACGAAGTAACGTCCGATAGCCCGAGCCGCCGCGCCCGGGAGCCGCGATAACGAGTTCCTTATCGCTCCCGCTGCGCGCTATCGCCGCGAACGACGAGCGACGAGCGACGAGCGACCCTCCAgtctatttatttacatttgtaaTTAAAGTTCTTAGctgataagtaggtacgcttACAATTCACCAAATGTTAGTCTGAGTAGCAGTAGtcgatacctactcgtactattCCATACGTAATTAGCGATCCAGCGCATGCGTGTTGCACGCGCTGGATCGCTGGATGATCCAAAAGTACGTGTCAAAGTTTAAGTGATGCAAGAtcattctatttctatttcaacATTAGAATGTCTTATAGCAAATTGACTGAAGCAATGAAAGATATGTGCAGTATGAATTAAACCTTCACAAAACGAAACTATGACAAAATGAGACAAATGCAGAGTATCATGAGTAGCATATTTGTAGGGcttctttattataatattgttaccaagttttaaaaataattttaatctcACTCGCTCTGAAAAGCTTTTTTGTCCTTCGAAATCAGCGTGGAAAAGTGCATTTTAACCACTAGCGCGGAAAGTACTTTTGACATTCAAACATGACGAACTGCGGTCCATGGTTGACGCACTTCCCTaacgtaggtatattaatttaaaaataccacATTACAACGTTCAGAAACGCAGTTTGTCCTTGCAGTCTTTACTATTATAGGAACGTTACTTtggaactctttattttaattttaaataccaTTGAATTAAACATAATACCGTAAGTTACCTACTCTACGCGTGTGAACTGCACACCTGCATGTTGGACACGGGAAGGGACAGCGACAGATGGTCGCTGCGGCGCGCGGCGCTGCGCATTCTGAGCGTCGGCAACTGTCGTAACTGTCGCTGTCGCTGCAGGACGCGCCGCGGCTGAGCGCGGAGGAGCTGGGCGCGCTGGCGGcgcgggcgggcggcgcggcgccgggCGCGGGCGGCTCGCTGacggcggcgcgcgcggcgctgGCGCTGCTGGACGCGCTGCGccacgccgcgcccgccgcgctgGCCGGCCTGCTGCACGACGGCGTCGACGCGGAGCGCCTGTGAGTACCCGCGCCTCCCGGAGACCCGAGTAGAATGTCCTTCTCGAAACGCACTACAGAAAAATCGACGAGTTTTTGTTGGTTTGATGAGATTCGAACCCTTGACGTGATGATCGACGTTCGTTTGATGTCCGCTCTCTGTGTGTCGGCAGGTCGGGGCTGTGCGCGGCGCTGGGGCTGGCTGGCAGCGCGGCCGCGCacggcgccgccgccgccttCCTGCGCCTGCGCGAGCGCGACGCGCCGCACCACCTCGCGCACCAGTACTTCGCCGCGCTCGCTCAGGCACCGCACGCACAGGtacgcgcgccgccgccgcgcaccgACTCACATTGTGTTATGACCAGCCGACAATACCTATAGTGTTTTATTGCGATTTTATCGAGATGAAATTTTTTTGTTCCGTGGCCATATTATTTTCACCAGTTCACCCGGCGCGGCGCGGGGGCCCAagattttgcttattttttgtTTCGAGACTGTACCTCTCCGAATGATAATTTTCGAAACCCTTCGAGGTATCCCAGTTTGTGTCTATAAGAAAAACCCTCAAAAAATATCGATCCGTACCAGTCTATTAGTTCGAGTGGGTCGTCCGGCTCGTGCAGCGCAGTAGCGGTGGTGTGGTGTCGCAGGAGGCGGTGCTCGACGACGTGCTGCAGCTGGGCGACGAGCTGCACGACGCCGCGCTCGCCGAGAGCGCGCTGctggccgccgccgccgccgcgcgctccgagcccgccgcgcgccgcgtgCGCGACGCGCTCGTGCGCGGCCTCGCGCGCTGCGCCGACGACGAGTGCCGTCGCGTGCGCCTCGCCGCGCTCGGCAACCTGCGCCGCGCCGACACCGCCGCGCTGCTGCTGGACcacgcggcgcgcggcggcgcggcggcgggcgcggcgctgGACGCGCTCGACGCGCTGCTCACGGCGCGCGGCGCGCTGCCGCCCGATGCGCCCGCGCGCCTGGAGCGCGTGGCGCTAGACGGCGGCGCGGCGCTGGAGGCGCGCGCGGCGGCGCTCGACCTGCTGCTGCGCGTGGCGGCGCCGGCGCCCTTCTCGCTGCCGCGCGTGCTGCTGCGCCTGCGCGAGCAGCGTGCGCACGAGCTGCAGCGCCTGGCGTGGCAGCGGCTGCACGCGCTGGCACCGCGCCACGAGCCCGTGCGCCTGCTGCTGCGTCTGCTGCCGCCGGCGCTGCGCAGCTGGGACGCGCTCGCGCTGCCGGGTGAGTGCCGCCCTGGCGCCGCGTGCGGCAACCTGCTGCAGTCAACACTCACTCACTGAGCTCGTGTCGCAGGCTCGTCGTCGCTGCTGGAGCGCGAGGTAGCGCGCGGCGCAGGCGCGGGCGCAGGCTGGCGCGCGCTGCTGGAGTCGCGGCAGGTGGCGCGCGGCGCGCTGCTGCGGCGCGGCCGCGTGCGGCTGCTGACGTTGACGCCCGACAACCGCACCGACGACACTCTCACCGTACGTCCTTCCCTTCTCCAATATCCTTTTTTAGTCGAAGCTTTTTATCTCACGTTGAGAACACGGCAGGTGGAGCTGTGGACGCGCGGCCTAGACGCGTTCGCCGGCGCCGCGGCCGAGGGCGAGGGCGAGGGCGAGGCCGAGGCGGAAGAGGCGGGCGGCGGGCTAGCGCTGGGCGTGGGCGGCGCGAGGCTGCGTGCGCTGACTCTGTTCCGCGGCCAGGCCGAGCTGCTAGGCCACGTGTGGGCGGGCACGGCCAGCGAGCCCACGCCCGCGCTGCGCGCGCTTCGCCCCGCGGCCGGCGCGCACGCCGTGCTGCCGCTGCTGGGCGGCGCTGCGCTGCGCTACGAGCGCGCCGCGCTGCTGGCCGCCGCACTGGACGCCGACGCGCAGGTGTCGCTGTGGGCGCGCACGGCGCGCACGCGCCTGCAGCTGCGCTCGGCGCTGGTGGCGCGCGGCCGCGCCTCGGTGCGCGCGGCGTGGGGCGCGCTCACCGCGCACGCGCACAGCGAGCTGGAGCCGCGCCTGCGCATCGACGCCGACCTCGACTTCTACGACGCCGTCGCGCTCTGCGTGCGCGCGCGCACCGAGGACCACTGGCACAGGTACGCGCGCAAGCATGGGACCACTCGTTCGAATCTGCAAAGCATAGTTTTAAAACTTTCGTGGTCGGTGTGCGCAGCTACAACGTGACGCTGACGTCGGAGATGGGCACGGCGAAGCGGCGCGTGCGACGCTCGCGCACTCAGCGCTGGGCGTGGGCAGGCCGTACGCTGGCGCTGGGCGCGCCCAACGACGCCACGTGCCGCGCTATGGGCGCCGCGCGCGACTAGCGCCCACGCGCTCACGGCCACGCAAGCGGGAGACAGCCGCGTCGCTCGCTGCGCGCATGCATTTAATACTCTTGtagaaattttaaaacactattAATTGATGAtcattttgataaattattattattaacctacatcataatataatttatattttttgtaactattTAAAGAATTTCATCATGTAAGTATCGACCTATGAATGGGTTCGTAAATCGTACAGGTATTGTTATATCAAATTATATACCAAATAATGTGAGAAACACtgtaaataaaagtatattcataaattattttattcctaTACTTATTGCCTATTTTTTCACTCTTTTCTCTTGATCTCTAATGTTATCATTCGGAGACTCGAAACGACAATTTACAAATGGCTACGATCGTTAGACTTCATACGCATCAGAAAACCGCGTAACATGCAAAACTGTCGGAGATTTTATCGAAAAATAATTCTCGTAATCAGCGTCAGCAGTTTCCTGATTAACTCGACGGAGGCGCCGCCACAGCCTCGACGCTGCGATCTGAGATGAAAGCGCAGGAACAAATGGCCCCTCAATGAATGGCTTGCCTCTGCGGTGTCGACTTACCGGTAGAGTGGTACCAGCCGCAGCCGAAGCTACCCGTACGTAGTGCCCCGtacgccgtttggctcgtcttagCTGATTCCTAATACGTATAAttatctacggaaccctaaaaaagtgaggcctgactcgaacttgaccggtttttaccCAGGGTaagtacccaaagggtaaaaccCGGCCTAAAAGAAAGCCTAGAAAAACGGGCCAGATATTGGCTCCATAACGACACTTCAATATAAAGCCCCCCTTCACTGACTGAACCCTTGCACAGAACTATCtgcaaaataatattgaagtaGCGCATAAACTACCATTGCtatgaaagaaatcaaaactgtcaTGAAACAAATATCTGATGCGCTACCTGCGACCAACAT comes from Maniola jurtina chromosome 17, ilManJurt1.1, whole genome shotgun sequence and encodes:
- the LOC123873758 gene encoding microsomal triacylglycerol transfer protein; this encodes MVAAWAMWAAWAMLAAGWPPPARGSPGAPAAFALDSTVLLNEAARREREVSYKIRAELRVLPAARAEPHHPHELLKFELVSPQLLWRGKHANADYLPLASAWDDHAHSSFYARLSGGLVQQLYLDPAEPIDVQNFKRSLVSLFQLQVSEAESNETDVSGECVVRYEAPAPTTIRKIKRGCRAAGWPQHGGARDELQSRRLTRYSLSAAGDALEEVYAEELHTLGAAAAGAGLKARAWARLTRTPLAPTAPTPLPTLAAALESLSPALQPASLAAAPPTDLHAADAPRLSAEELGALAARAGGAAPGAGGSLTAARAALALLDALRHAAPAALAGLLHDGVDAERLSGLCAALGLAGSAAAHGAAAAFLRLRERDAPHHLAHQYFAALAQAPHAQEAVLDDVLQLGDELHDAALAESALLAAAAAARSEPAARRVRDALVRGLARCADDECRRVRLAALGNLRRADTAALLLDHAARGGAAAGAALDALDALLTARGALPPDAPARLERVALDGGAALEARAAALDLLLRVAAPAPFSLPRVLLRLREQRAHELQRLAWQRLHALAPRHEPVRLLLRLLPPALRSWDALALPGSSSLLEREVARGAGAGAGWRALLESRQVARGALLRRGRVRLLTLTPDNRTDDTLTVELWTRGLDAFAGAAAEGEGEGEAEAEEAGGGLALGVGGARLRALTLFRGQAELLGHVWAGTASEPTPALRALRPAAGAHAVLPLLGGAALRYERAALLAAALDADAQVSLWARTARTRLQLRSALVARGRASVRAAWGALTAHAHSELEPRLRIDADLDFYDAVALCVRARTEDHWHSYNVTLTSEMGTAKRRVRRSRTQRWAWAGRTLALGAPNDATCRAMGAARD